The genomic region GTCTAAATCTAATCATCCAGTAATGCAAGAATTGAATCAATGGATTGCTCTGCCCACTGTGCAAAAGGCAGGTCGGCTGCCCACGTCACTTGTCCTGTCGCTTTGGCTTCACCCCACCACAGGATACGTTGATAGAGCAGATGCACGCTGAGACGTGCACGGAAGTGCTGACATTTCTCCACATCTGCTGCACAGACCAGATCCCGGTAGCAGCGAAGGAACTGTGCGGCCAGTTCTGGCTTACCCTCACGGACATACCTGGTGGACATTTTGGTCAAGTCGGCTGTGCCGTCTCCGAAATAGGCAGTTGTAAAATCGAACAGACCACTAATTTGCCAGTCTGAAGAAGGATCATCCTTTTTTTGAACTAGCACATTCTCGACCTTGAAGTCTCCCATGACAAACCCGGGAACAGCTTTGGACCGAAATGCCGGTTCCGCATTCTTGAATTGCTCGTCCACCCACTGCACATCTTCATCCGTAATCACCGAGTACTGTTCAGCATCATGTAACCAGTGGCGGATAGTTCCGTACAACCAGTCCAGATAATCGCCTGCAAAGGAAACAATCTGCTTCGCTACAGGGTCATATTCCCCAGCATCAGGCACCTTCCAGCGGTGCAGTTCAGCCAAAGTATGGGCAAACATACAGGCGATCTCTTCCTGATCTTGCTGTGACAGTGAGATCTGGAATGCTGGATCATACAGGTGATTCCCGGGCAGGCGCGGCATGATGGCATAACTCCAACCTAGAAGATTGATATCTTCATGTAATAAATAGGGGGCAGGGACGGGAATGGACGTATGCTTCGCCAGTTGTTCTACGAAGAACTTTTCTTCCTGTAACTGTCCTGAGTATAACGGATTACCTTTCAGAATATATTCTCCACGGGAAGAGCGGATGAGCAGTGTCTGACCCATAACGCCTTTATCCGTTCGTTGATAATCTTCAAGGGTTCCCAGATCGTATTCATTCAGCGCATCTTGCAATGAAGCTGCGGCCACTTCGCCGAGCTGATTGGAACCAAAATATATACGGGTTGTCATATGGCCGGACCCTCCTGGATTTTAGTCCTCATCCTGTTCGTCAGACAGGTCATACGTATCCTCATCGAGCAAGCCACGGATGAAAGCTTCAAAATTCGGCGCAAGATATGTAATCTCATAATCATTTTCCTGATCCACATGAACCACACAAGGCTCGCCTTCAGGACCACAGAATCGATAATCCAGCATAACGACATCATGACCAGCGGACGGACAATCACAGATTACAATCCCCAGATCGGGGTATCCCCAATCTTCGATCATGAACCGACTTCCCAACTCACCGCCCAGCGCGTATATCTTATCGTGTCCGATTCCCATAATGCTTGAAATGGCGATGTGATCATCAGCCCAGGAAGTCGCTTCTTTGGTAGGAAATACAGTGCGCGCGGGGATGCCGCCGTTCTGGGTATTCATTAAATGAATATAGGAAGCGGGCAGCTTGTACCCCAGTTCCTTCTCAATAGACACGATCTCTTCTTCATCAAAAGGTTCCGATACATGATTTTCCTGCGCATAATCGCTGTGTACCCAGAACGTTGCGGGAGCGTAAGTCCCTGATGCCGCTCTTAGATGGTTCTGTGTGCCGCTCTGCTCCAATGCTGCGATATTCTCTTCATGGCGTTGACGATCCAGCCGCATCTTCTCCGCTTGGGGACGAATCTGGCGAAGGAATTCAAGGGTAGATTCATCATGAGGCAGAAGTTCGTCAGCTCTCTCAAAAGCCAGTAGTGCCTGTTCATAACTTGCGATGTAACAGTATGCATAACCCAAGCGATATTGCCAGAGCGGGTCGTTTACCCCTTGCTCCTCGACAGACAACAAATGTTGAATAGCTTCGCGGTATCGTGCGTCATTATTATAGGCTCTGGCGAGTTGACCAATCAGATCATAATCCCGCTCTGAGACGGGGATACGTTCAATACGTTCGATAATGAGTCTGAATTGGTCCTGCTCATGCCACAAGTTGATTTGTTCCAGCAGTTCTCTATCCATTAATAGGCCTCATTTCAGTCGGAGGGATGTGAATCTCTTCCAAACTATCTTACTAGGTTAAGGGACAAAAAAACACTCCCGCATGCAGATAGCCATGAAGGCATTCTATCCAAGGGAGTGCTTTAATGTGTGCTTATTTATATTGGTAATACTCGATCAGTAGAGTTTACAAATCGTCAAATCCGTTATCGTCGCCAACTTTACCGTAGTTACGGGATTTGGCTTCGAAGAAGTCGGTTTTGGTTGCATTCAGTGCTTCATCGGAAAATGGTTTGATCCAAGGCATGCAGTTTACATCCACACCTTCATACGCTTTCTCCATACCCATCAGACGCAGACGTTTGTTGGCGATGTACTTGATGTAGTCTTCCAACTCGTTCAGGTCAATACCGCGTACGTTGCTGAGTGTGTAATGTGCCCAGTTGGTTTCAAGCTCAACAGCACGATGGATGGTTTTGTATACATAGTCCATGTTCTCAGGTGTGTTCAGTTCAGGGAAGTCTACCAGCAACTGTTTGTACACTTCAGCGAAGAAGTAGCAGTGTTGGTTTTCATCCCGCTGGATATACGAGATCATTTGGCTGGTTGCCATCATTTTCTGGTCACGGGCCAGATTGTAGAAGAAGGCAAACGTACTATAGAAGAAGATTCCTTCGAGTACCAGATCGGCTACCATCGCTTGGAAGAATGTCTGTGGAGACGGCTCGTCCCGGAAGTTTTGATAGATATCAGCGATGAAACGGTTGCGGTCAAGCAGAACTGGATCATGTTTCCAGTATTCAAAAATTTCTTTTTGCTCCCGATCGGATACGATCGAAGACAGGACGTAGGAATACGATTGGTTATGAACGACTTCCTGTTGTCCGATAATGGCCGAGATCGCTTCGAGTGAAGAATCAGTAAAGTAACGTTTTACGTCACCAACAAACATCGTCTGCATGGAATCAAGTACCGCGAGCAGGGAGATATTGATTTTGAACGTACGTTGTTCTTCCTCGTCCAGTTGAGCAAACTGGGAAGCATCTTTGGACATTGGAATCTCGTCTGCGATCCAGTGGTTGAGCAGCAGTACTTTGTATAATTTGTACATATGAGGCATGCGAATGTCGTTCCAGTTCAGGATACCGGAGCATTCACCTTCAATAATACGGGTCGATTGGTTAGGGGCTTCGGTGTTGAAAATTTTCTGTACTTGCATTGTTCCGTTCACTCCTTGAATTTCATAATGTTCTGCCGACAGAACTTTGGAAAAGCATCTATATCAACATCTTGCGATGCTGTGATCGTATTTTAGGCAAAAAAGAACCAGGGCAACGCCATTTTGCAATCAAAACAGGATGCCCTGGTGGTCACCTTGAATCTAGTAAATCTTCTCTATCGTGGATAAAACGTAACTTGCGATAAAATCAAGCTTCTTCAATCGTTAATGCCCGGCTACGAACATAATAAGTTGATTTCATGCCGGCTCTCCAGGCGTGCAGATGCAATTCCAGGAATTCGGTTGCTTTGATATCCGGTCGAACGTAGAAGTTGAAGCTTTGTCCCTGATCGACGTGACGCTGACGGGCAGCTGCCATATTAATGGAAGCATGTTGATCCACCATGAACGCCGTTTGGTAATAAGGGCTTGTTTTTTCGGACAGATCCGGAGCCGGATTGGCAATTTTGTACGTTGTTTTCTCTTCATAAGATAACAGCTCATAGAGCGGATCAATACTAGCCGTTGAACCGGCAATGATGGACGTGGAACCGTTAGGTGCAATGGCGAACAACCAAGCATTACGTACACCGTTTTGTTGTACTTCAGCTTGCAGTTCTTTCCACT from Paenibacillus sp. FSL R5-0341 harbors:
- a CDS encoding SMI1/KNR4 family protein, with the translated sequence MDRELLEQINLWHEQDQFRLIIERIERIPVSERDYDLIGQLARAYNNDARYREAIQHLLSVEEQGVNDPLWQYRLGYAYCYIASYEQALLAFERADELLPHDESTLEFLRQIRPQAEKMRLDRQRHEENIAALEQSGTQNHLRAASGTYAPATFWVHSDYAQENHVSEPFDEEEIVSIEKELGYKLPASYIHLMNTQNGGIPARTVFPTKEATSWADDHIAISSIMGIGHDKIYALGGELGSRFMIEDWGYPDLGIVICDCPSAGHDVVMLDYRFCGPEGEPCVVHVDQENDYEITYLAPNFEAFIRGLLDEDTYDLSDEQDED
- a CDS encoding aminoglycoside phosphotransferase family protein — protein: MTTRIYFGSNQLGEVAAASLQDALNEYDLGTLEDYQRTDKGVMGQTLLIRSSRGEYILKGNPLYSGQLQEEKFFVEQLAKHTSIPVPAPYLLHEDINLLGWSYAIMPRLPGNHLYDPAFQISLSQQDQEEIACMFAHTLAELHRWKVPDAGEYDPVAKQIVSFAGDYLDWLYGTIRHWLHDAEQYSVITDEDVQWVDEQFKNAEPAFRSKAVPGFVMGDFKVENVLVQKKDDPSSDWQISGLFDFTTAYFGDGTADLTKMSTRYVREGKPELAAQFLRCYRDLVCAADVEKCQHFRARLSVHLLYQRILWWGEAKATGQVTWAADLPFAQWAEQSIDSILALLDD
- a CDS encoding ribonucleotide-diphosphate reductase subunit beta, which codes for MQVQKIFNTEAPNQSTRIIEGECSGILNWNDIRMPHMYKLYKVLLLNHWIADEIPMSKDASQFAQLDEEEQRTFKINISLLAVLDSMQTMFVGDVKRYFTDSSLEAISAIIGQQEVVHNQSYSYVLSSIVSDREQKEIFEYWKHDPVLLDRNRFIADIYQNFRDEPSPQTFFQAMVADLVLEGIFFYSTFAFFYNLARDQKMMATSQMISYIQRDENQHCYFFAEVYKQLLVDFPELNTPENMDYVYKTIHRAVELETNWAHYTLSNVRGIDLNELEDYIKYIANKRLRLMGMEKAYEGVDVNCMPWIKPFSDEALNATKTDFFEAKSRNYGKVGDDNGFDDL